A stretch of Desulfobacter hydrogenophilus DNA encodes these proteins:
- a CDS encoding glutamate synthase-related protein codes for MTYSPRLSSGFTFAKNRSTFISPQSGMCSFCTQDCGGTCEIAQAAVLGARTVYPTTTGTNQIASEKDYPIDFSHFNINGRVFGAQGAGETHEEATIFNVNLTQTYGQINPVKMVMPVILPALIKLNWQDYFSGAAMAGVTCVIGEDARNNDPDLKTANGKVSEFPLLEKALDCFNRYDRGYGQIVLQSNANDDLMGVPKIAMEKYGAKAIEIKFGQGAKGTQPVVRVADLDTALAKQAQGNIVHPDPSDPEVQKAWNDGVCPNFYTYARLPMWNETAMMDHIAMLRDMGAENIYFKMAGYDRVDIERVLRLACMSRVDMVTFDGAGGGSGYSPSKMMNEWSLPTVCMEDAVVRICSRLKAEGLSLPAMVMTGGFASEDQVFKGLAYGDGYVNAIGLCRSSMAAAMTAKTIGEQIREGKVPERFKAYGTTVEGIFCDLPDLRALYGTRANDFPTGAIGVFSYLNKIAFGLKHFAALNRKFKIGLADKSDLIPLTSDARDLMTDKWFLPRQD; via the coding sequence ATGACCTATTCTCCCAGATTGAGTTCAGGATTTACATTTGCCAAAAACCGTAGCACCTTCATCTCCCCCCAGTCGGGCATGTGTTCATTTTGCACCCAGGATTGCGGCGGCACCTGCGAGATTGCCCAGGCCGCTGTGCTCGGAGCCCGGACCGTATACCCCACTACCACCGGGACCAATCAGATTGCTTCGGAAAAGGACTATCCCATAGATTTTTCCCACTTCAACATCAACGGCCGGGTCTTTGGAGCCCAGGGGGCCGGGGAAACCCATGAAGAAGCCACCATATTCAATGTGAATCTTACCCAGACCTACGGGCAGATCAACCCGGTGAAGATGGTCATGCCCGTGATCCTGCCGGCCCTGATCAAGCTCAACTGGCAGGATTATTTTTCAGGAGCGGCCATGGCCGGGGTGACCTGTGTCATCGGTGAGGATGCCAGAAATAATGACCCGGACTTGAAAACCGCCAATGGCAAGGTTTCAGAATTTCCATTGCTGGAAAAGGCCTTGGACTGCTTTAACCGATACGACAGGGGATACGGCCAGATTGTGCTCCAGTCCAATGCCAATGACGATCTCATGGGCGTGCCCAAAATCGCCATGGAAAAATACGGGGCCAAAGCCATTGAAATTAAATTCGGCCAGGGGGCCAAAGGCACCCAGCCCGTGGTCCGGGTGGCGGACCTTGACACCGCCCTTGCCAAACAGGCCCAGGGTAACATCGTCCACCCCGACCCCAGCGATCCGGAAGTACAAAAGGCCTGGAACGACGGTGTCTGCCCCAATTTCTATACCTATGCCCGTTTGCCCATGTGGAATGAAACGGCCATGATGGACCATATTGCCATGCTGCGGGATATGGGGGCTGAAAATATTTATTTTAAAATGGCCGGGTATGACCGGGTGGATATTGAACGGGTACTCCGGCTGGCTTGTATGTCCAGGGTGGATATGGTCACCTTTGATGGGGCCGGGGGCGGTTCCGGGTACAGCCCATCCAAGATGATGAATGAATGGTCCCTGCCCACGGTTTGTATGGAGGATGCCGTGGTCCGCATTTGCAGCCGGCTGAAGGCCGAAGGCTTATCCCTGCCCGCCATGGTGATGACCGGCGGCTTCGCCAGCGAGGACCAGGTCTTCAAGGGACTGGCTTACGGGGACGGCTATGTAAACGCCATCGGGCTGTGCCGGTCCTCCATGGCGGCGGCCATGACCGCCAAGACCATTGGAGAACAAATCAGGGAGGGCAAAGTGCCGGAACGTTTCAAAGCCTACGGCACCACGGTTGAGGGAATCTTTTGCGATTTGCCCGACCTGCGCGCCCTTTACGGCACCCGGGCCAACGATTTTCCCACCGGTGCCATCGGGGTCTTTTCATACCTCAATAAAATCGCCTTTGGGTTAAAGCATTTTGCCGCATTGAACCGGAAGTTCAAGATCGGCCTTGCAGATAAAAGCGACCTGATTCCCCTGACATCCGATGCTAGGGACCTGATGACCGATAAGTGGTTTTTGCCCCGACAGGATTAA